A genomic stretch from Setaria italica strain Yugu1 chromosome VII, Setaria_italica_v2.0, whole genome shotgun sequence includes:
- the LOC101784513 gene encoding GDT1-like protein 2, chloroplastic isoform X2 — translation MVVAATAARWPGGGTAARALPPAAKGPCRVAAEPEQKKAATARFVKYRLLSWMKPMRHDVRVQMSNVNVGAGAYEGDGATNHGEHMDNSATKDSNKPTKPLSGSSYLQSIGAVLLLCALAAGFFVLFKGQPSAVVSMLARSGFTAAFALIFVSEIGDKTFFIAALLAMQYQKALVLLGSMAALSLMTIVSVIIGRVFQSVPAQFQTTLPIGEYAAVALLAFFGFKSIKDALALPDSSSGNLEGNSESGELAEAEELVKEKVSKKLISPLEVVWKSFSLVFFAEWGDRSMLATIALGAAQSPLGVASGAIAGHLIATVFAILGGAFLAKYLSEKLVGLLGGVLFLLFAAATLFGVF, via the exons ATGGTAGTGGCGGCTACTGCCGCGCGGTGGCCCGGCGGAGGCACGGCCGCCCGAGCGctcccgccggcggcgaagggTCCCTGCCGGGTCGCCGCCGAGCCCGAGCAGAAGAAGGCGGCCACGGCCAGGTTTG TAAAATATAGGTTGTTGTCATGGATGAAACCAATGAGACATGACGTTAGGGTGCAAATGTCCAATGTAAATGTTGGTGCTGGGGCCTatgaaggagatggagcaactAACCATGGAGAACATATGGATAATTCTGCTACCAAAGATTCCAACAAACC AACAAAACCACTTTCAGGATCTAGTTACCTGCAATCTATTGGTGCCGTGCTACTTCTCTGCGCCCTGGCAGCTGGTTTTTTTGTATTATTTAAAGGACAACCATCTGCAGTTGTATCTATGCTGGCAAGATCAGGTTTCACGGCAGCTTTTGCACTGATTTTTGTATCTGAGATTGGAGATAAG ACATTTTTCATTGCTGCACTACTCGCAATGCAATATCAAAAGGCATTG GTTTTGCTTGGGTCAATGGCTGCTCTTTCCCTGATGACTATTGTGAGTGTTATAATTGGACGGGTTTTCCAGTCTGTACCAGCACAGTTTCAAACAA CGTTACCCATAGGAGAGTATGCTGCAGTTGCTCTGCTGGCTTTCTTTGGTTTTAAGTCAATAAAAGATGCATTGGCGCTTCCTGATAGTTCCAGTGGGAACCTTGAGGGAAACTCTGAGAGTGGGGAACTGGCCGAGGCTGAGGAGCTTGTCAAGGAAAAG GTTTCTAAGAAGCTGATCAGTCCTCTTGAGGTCGTTTGGAAGTCCTTCAGTCTTGTTTTCTTTGCA GAGTGGGGAGATCGCTCTATGCTAGCTACAATTGCTTTGGGTGCTGCACAG TCTCCTTTGGGCGTTGCTAGTGGAGCCATAGCAGGACACTTGATTGCAACTGTCTTTGCTATTCTTGGGGGAGCATTCCTAGCCAAATACCTATCCGAGAAGCTG gttggCTTGCTAGGAGGAGTATTATTTTTGCTCTTTGCTGCAGCAACGCTCTTCGGGGTATTCTAA
- the LOC101784513 gene encoding GDT1-like protein 2, chloroplastic isoform X1 encodes MVVAATAARWPGGGTAARALPPAAKGPCRVAAEPEQKKAATARFAVKYRLLSWMKPMRHDVRVQMSNVNVGAGAYEGDGATNHGEHMDNSATKDSNKPTKPLSGSSYLQSIGAVLLLCALAAGFFVLFKGQPSAVVSMLARSGFTAAFALIFVSEIGDKTFFIAALLAMQYQKALVLLGSMAALSLMTIVSVIIGRVFQSVPAQFQTTLPIGEYAAVALLAFFGFKSIKDALALPDSSSGNLEGNSESGELAEAEELVKEKVSKKLISPLEVVWKSFSLVFFAEWGDRSMLATIALGAAQSPLGVASGAIAGHLIATVFAILGGAFLAKYLSEKLVGLLGGVLFLLFAAATLFGVF; translated from the exons ATGGTAGTGGCGGCTACTGCCGCGCGGTGGCCCGGCGGAGGCACGGCCGCCCGAGCGctcccgccggcggcgaagggTCCCTGCCGGGTCGCCGCCGAGCCCGAGCAGAAGAAGGCGGCCACGGCCAGGTTTG cagTAAAATATAGGTTGTTGTCATGGATGAAACCAATGAGACATGACGTTAGGGTGCAAATGTCCAATGTAAATGTTGGTGCTGGGGCCTatgaaggagatggagcaactAACCATGGAGAACATATGGATAATTCTGCTACCAAAGATTCCAACAAACC AACAAAACCACTTTCAGGATCTAGTTACCTGCAATCTATTGGTGCCGTGCTACTTCTCTGCGCCCTGGCAGCTGGTTTTTTTGTATTATTTAAAGGACAACCATCTGCAGTTGTATCTATGCTGGCAAGATCAGGTTTCACGGCAGCTTTTGCACTGATTTTTGTATCTGAGATTGGAGATAAG ACATTTTTCATTGCTGCACTACTCGCAATGCAATATCAAAAGGCATTG GTTTTGCTTGGGTCAATGGCTGCTCTTTCCCTGATGACTATTGTGAGTGTTATAATTGGACGGGTTTTCCAGTCTGTACCAGCACAGTTTCAAACAA CGTTACCCATAGGAGAGTATGCTGCAGTTGCTCTGCTGGCTTTCTTTGGTTTTAAGTCAATAAAAGATGCATTGGCGCTTCCTGATAGTTCCAGTGGGAACCTTGAGGGAAACTCTGAGAGTGGGGAACTGGCCGAGGCTGAGGAGCTTGTCAAGGAAAAG GTTTCTAAGAAGCTGATCAGTCCTCTTGAGGTCGTTTGGAAGTCCTTCAGTCTTGTTTTCTTTGCA GAGTGGGGAGATCGCTCTATGCTAGCTACAATTGCTTTGGGTGCTGCACAG TCTCCTTTGGGCGTTGCTAGTGGAGCCATAGCAGGACACTTGATTGCAACTGTCTTTGCTATTCTTGGGGGAGCATTCCTAGCCAAATACCTATCCGAGAAGCTG gttggCTTGCTAGGAGGAGTATTATTTTTGCTCTTTGCTGCAGCAACGCTCTTCGGGGTATTCTAA
- the LOC101784513 gene encoding GDT1-like protein 2, chloroplastic isoform X3, with the protein MKPMRHDVRVQMSNVNVGAGAYEGDGATNHGEHMDNSATKDSNKPTKPLSGSSYLQSIGAVLLLCALAAGFFVLFKGQPSAVVSMLARSGFTAAFALIFVSEIGDKTFFIAALLAMQYQKALVLLGSMAALSLMTIVSVIIGRVFQSVPAQFQTTLPIGEYAAVALLAFFGFKSIKDALALPDSSSGNLEGNSESGELAEAEELVKEKVSKKLISPLEVVWKSFSLVFFAEWGDRSMLATIALGAAQSPLGVASGAIAGHLIATVFAILGGAFLAKYLSEKLVGLLGGVLFLLFAAATLFGVF; encoded by the exons ATGAAACCAATGAGACATGACGTTAGGGTGCAAATGTCCAATGTAAATGTTGGTGCTGGGGCCTatgaaggagatggagcaactAACCATGGAGAACATATGGATAATTCTGCTACCAAAGATTCCAACAAACC AACAAAACCACTTTCAGGATCTAGTTACCTGCAATCTATTGGTGCCGTGCTACTTCTCTGCGCCCTGGCAGCTGGTTTTTTTGTATTATTTAAAGGACAACCATCTGCAGTTGTATCTATGCTGGCAAGATCAGGTTTCACGGCAGCTTTTGCACTGATTTTTGTATCTGAGATTGGAGATAAG ACATTTTTCATTGCTGCACTACTCGCAATGCAATATCAAAAGGCATTG GTTTTGCTTGGGTCAATGGCTGCTCTTTCCCTGATGACTATTGTGAGTGTTATAATTGGACGGGTTTTCCAGTCTGTACCAGCACAGTTTCAAACAA CGTTACCCATAGGAGAGTATGCTGCAGTTGCTCTGCTGGCTTTCTTTGGTTTTAAGTCAATAAAAGATGCATTGGCGCTTCCTGATAGTTCCAGTGGGAACCTTGAGGGAAACTCTGAGAGTGGGGAACTGGCCGAGGCTGAGGAGCTTGTCAAGGAAAAG GTTTCTAAGAAGCTGATCAGTCCTCTTGAGGTCGTTTGGAAGTCCTTCAGTCTTGTTTTCTTTGCA GAGTGGGGAGATCGCTCTATGCTAGCTACAATTGCTTTGGGTGCTGCACAG TCTCCTTTGGGCGTTGCTAGTGGAGCCATAGCAGGACACTTGATTGCAACTGTCTTTGCTATTCTTGGGGGAGCATTCCTAGCCAAATACCTATCCGAGAAGCTG gttggCTTGCTAGGAGGAGTATTATTTTTGCTCTTTGCTGCAGCAACGCTCTTCGGGGTATTCTAA